Proteins from a genomic interval of Salminus brasiliensis unplaced genomic scaffold, fSalBra1.hap2 scaffold_98, whole genome shotgun sequence:
- the LOC140548986 gene encoding junctophilin-3-like, producing the protein MRHGYGIRQSVPYGMAAVIRSPLRTSINSLRSEHSNGTALLAGERAGVGPGVGAGGLVASPAVSRGGFVLTAHSEAELLKGKKNKGLFRRSLLSGLKLRKSESKSSLASQRSKQSSFRSEAGMSTVSSAASDINSTISLGEGESELPAGEEDVDATATESYAGEWKNDKRTGCGVSRRSDGLCYQGEWMGNKRHGYGCTTFPDGTKEEGKYKQNVLVSGKRKHLIPLRASKIREKVDRAVEGAEKAADIAKQKAEIALSRTAHARGKAEAAIAAAQKAQEECRLARVAAKEFSPSFQHRGNGVECQRPKHQHSSENDGEVISSGTPDSTDLYMKGSTPPDLTPDVSPAPSRPSTPPRSPTSKPSHRTKNARFLRQSAVDDERGGASEIQVLLEGRGEGRSEGRSEGRSEGRSDGRSEGRSGGGGGDYLRANSWSDEKDKRTSRGGGSSRGGSRGSSRSTTPSVPDANGHKHSSSNHKPREHSSSNHKSSRERWADCPSASWTSHRHGDSLAHSRLLEQDEEKLSNYEMEMRPLQPMDSNTQKPYGQGAEHHGHSEPRSHTLQRRAKTRDRERDRDREREREREARDTPRPSGARDSREGPSTDSSSVQKLDALCLGEKLEARPLRRDLTLSPPQKSSPIALEHDNENQTQLKANSGSSSVLVVMVILLNIGVAILFIHFFI; encoded by the exons ATGCGGCATGGTTACGGCATACGGCAGAGCGTCCCCTACGGCATGGCGGCCGTCATCCGCTCGCCCCTGCGTACCTCCATAAACTCTCTGCGTTCGGAGCACAGCAACGGCACGGCGCTGCTGGCGGGTGAGCGGGCGGGCGTGGGCCCAGGCGTAGGAGCGGGCGGCTTGGTGGCCAGCCCCGCTGTCTCTCGCGGCGGCTTCGTTCTGACGGCCCACAGCGAGGccgagctgctgaaggggaagAAGAACAAAGGCCTGTTCCGGCGCTCACTCCTCAGCGGCCTCAAGCTGCGCAAGTCCGAGTCCAAGAGCTCGCTGGCCAGCCAGCGCAGCAAGCAGAGCTCGTTCCGCAGCGAGGCGGGCATGAGTACGGTCAGCTCGGCCGCCTCCGACATCAACTCCACCATTAGcctgggagagggagagagcgagctgCCAGCTGGTGAAGAAGACGTGGACGCCACGGCCACGGAGAGCTACGCCGGAGAGTGGAAGAACGACAAGCGGACGGGCTGCGGTGTCAGCCGGCGCTCTGACGGGCTCTGCTACCAG GGAGAGTGGATGGGGAACAAGCGCCACGGGTACGGCTGCACCACCTTCCCCGATGGCACCAAGGAGGAGGGCAAATACAAGCAGAACGTTCTGGTCAGTGGCAAGCGCAAGCACCTCATCCCACTGCGCGCCAGCAAGATCCGCGAGAAGGTGGACCGGGCGGTGGAAGGGGCCGAGAAGGCCGCTGATATCGCCAAGCAGAAGGCGGAGATCGCTCTGTCCAG GACGGCCCATGCCAGGGGGAAGGCGGAGGCGGCCATAGCGGCAGCACAGAAAGCCCAAGAAGAGTGCAGGCTGGCCAGAGTCGCAGCCAAAGAGTTCTCACCGTCCTTCCAGCACCGGGGAAACG GAGTGGAGTGTCAGAGGCCGAAGCACCAGCACTCCAGCGAGAACGACGGGGAGGTGATCTCCAGCGGGACGCCGGACAGCACTGACCTCTACATGAAGGGTTCCACTCCACCGGATCTGACGCCAGACGTTAGCCCAGCCCCGAGCCGGCCGTCCACTCCTCCCCGGAGCCCCACCTCCAAGCCCTCGCACCGCACCAAAAACGCTCGCTTTCTGCGGCAGAGCGCAGTGGATGACGAGAGGGGTGGAGCCTCGGAGATCCAGGTGCTGCTGGAAGGGCGGGGTGAGGGGAGGAGCGAAGGGCGGAGCGAAGGGCGGAGCGAAGGGCGGAGTGATGGGCGGAGCGAAGGACGTTCaggtggaggagggggggatTACCTGAGGGCCAACAGCTGGAGCGACGAAAAGGACAAGCGCACGTCGCgtggcggcggcagcagcagggGGGGCAGCAGGGGCAGCAGCCGCTCCACCACGCCTTCCGTGCCAGATGCTAACGGCCACAAGCACTCCTCCTCCAATCACAAGCCGCGAGAGCACAGCTCGTCCAATCACAAGAGCTCGCGGGAGAGGTGGGCGGATTGTCCATCCGCATCCTGGACTTCACATCGCCATGGCGACAGCCTGGCCCACTCCCGCCTGCTGGAGCAGGACGAGGAGAAGCTCAGCAACTACGAGATGGAGATGAGGCCGCTGCAGCCCATGGACTCCAACACCCAGAAGCCCTATGGGCAAGGGGCAGAGCATCACGGTCACTCTGAGCCCCGGTCGCACACGCTGCAGCGACGGGCCAAAACGCGggaccgagagagagacagagacagggaaagagagagggagagagaggcccGGGACACACCGAGGCCCTCGGGGGCCCGGGACAGCCGGGAGGGACCTAGCACGGACTCCTCCTCAGTGCAAAAGCTGGACGCTCTCTGCCTGGGGGAGAAACTAGAGGCTCGGCCTCTGCGCAGGGACCTCACGCTCTCTCCCCCACAGAAATCCTCACCCATTGCACTAGAACACGACAACGAGAACCAGACACAGCTCAAAGCAAACTCG GGCTCCAGCTCAGTTCTGGTTGTCATGGTGATTTTGCTCAACATTGGAGTcgccattttatttattcacttttttatttaa